In Channa argus isolate prfri chromosome 23, Channa argus male v1.0, whole genome shotgun sequence, the following are encoded in one genomic region:
- the zc3h13 gene encoding zinc finger CCCH domain-containing protein 13 isoform X7: MSKIRRKVTVENSKTISDSSSTTTTSSTSNPAAPSRRPSVFERLGPSTGSNAADSHCRNWLKTGNCSYGNTCRYTHGTQPRGKGFSFSRRSTERPTGDLRERMKNKRQDVDPENLKRDLDEPTSPTARQRDSSRGRHREKEDIKITKERTPASEEEPTEWETNREDSDIGDYDYELSLEMKRQKIQRELMKLEQENLEKREEIVIKKDETPNKTRTTALPKASPEQLSSKDSPSSRKSSGSPKHKSGTKSGAKGQGSGKKEKKALVSSPVSETASLVPTRPPKGTHNKKKGPRTPSPPPHVPLDIPVTGKKHKGKHKNKEKTEEKQKEGRDRGRDTEKHKEKKEKRRDRSDSSHKAKRSITSEERSGSVSSPSRGASPSARKKSPSPKVLSHKNSALVSPPRRSPSPPRHHRTPTPVRHHSSSSHSGSSAQRHSPSPRRRRSSSPTYHRGAPASGSSPHSSRRSRSRHASHDISSPHRRSDRSSPSRHHSRGRERSRGDRERSPPTQECRRERRDDSRSKREKDGVRSERDYDAEQVSSREARDDRDSRDARDRRDARDRGREITRDSRDHRDNRDLKDSRESKAESRSGRESLELRDRERERERDREKEREKEREREKERDRTDTYRKEELAQDDRSYGRGHGREDGGRGEGRTDRTERNGRGRGRTNETSDKGSNRNSRSSQLESSHDNWESRSSAVRERSSERGSDRDRYEGDRRGEQARDSSYDRRGGHGDRDRRDNRERASPNRHQGRLEDSEREERREDRRTDRVEDRRDDRTRDRDRDRDRERDREREKEKDREREREREKEREKEREAERERAREREREREREREREREREREEREREREERERERKEREREREKEREQRERERQREWEERERGREERRERREDVRDDRPGRDTRDDRKTSRKRPRVENSPSPRPSPKRATRDLSPADSDGYNSAEDKSGDKHRLLSQVVRPQEPLLRSPPVAAPSDDKHSHWKDEDRRGVGDKREARSRHEDLEPRGERGRGGERRGDHIVDTPPDSRGRGRDQRESTPLLPPLVLVAGSDDIGTAGNQSHEEGKKKTKSQRRGVKKGRKDEEVGSGNRLASAGDRFNPEPPPSVSVDVPSTLHSPRKGTKKKVLDRKRKRSRGGDSDVSEEDASAHQPHSKRKRGPRTPPLSVRPDHCTTGGNAELSPLPKIDNFSDWSDEEVIDRGGGPLETQAPLVPAEPLRRGGGPRVGRDRERCNPLTIAPLLSQDTPMLLQTLTPQPLMSQPLLRKPPPEQTCVSSMGSNQSRTSSRRLRSPSNESAHRDDPQGHRSRRGRLPGTNSRDRERERERERERERERERPVVSDPPGSERKSRIDQLRREEPSRSTSSDRQDSRSHSSRRSSPDSERQARSSSRAGSYDSRERERDREPYERERERDRDRKDLRPQQQQQQPQQSLLLQQPLQQQRDWEPEPREWPSRGREPLLMRPGRDPLLRERDIRDRERLIPEGLIQQHERERERERERDSRLDRGGDRERERMMMMDLPTHADPRAPGRGELRGELRGDMRGEMMRQDRKDNEPLLPREAFSPPEPEKPSNSHHLMGEQRELEKADSIDGDDDVKEDDGQSVPSVGEEYEPISDDELDEILADSQKKEDQQDDEKITGPLDVIDVDWSSLMPKQKQEPRAAGAALLRFTPGAVLLRAGISKRLAGPELLEQVKDVCKSEMDDPKDVDKLFEHDLGALNMAALNRRVERAGLLSNLGPCCKALCARRDFTIRRQLLKNDKGLTKHYPTTPMVDNELLQMSMRLFRRTMAGQALAPERSDSVSAPAAKVAAAGNNNNSTTGKLSSAQPELCVS; this comes from the exons ATGTCCAAGATCAGGCGGAAGGTAACAGTGGAGAATTCAAAAACCAtatctgacagcagcagcaccaccaccaccagcagcaccagcaaCCCCGCCGCCCCCTCCCGCAGGCCAAGTGTGTTTGAAAGACTTGGTCCCAGCACTGGGAGTAATGCTGCTGAT AGTCACTGTAGAAATTGGCTGAAAACTGGTAATTGCAGCTACGGCAACACTTGTCGCTATACACATGGAACTCAGCCACGAGGCAAAGGATTTAGCTTTAGTCG CAGGTCAACCGAGAGACCCACAGGTGATCTGCGGGAGAGGATGAAGAATAAAAGACAGGATGTTGACCCAGAAAACCTAAAGCGAGACCTAGACGAGCCTACATCCCCCACAGCAAGA CAGAGAGACTCCTCCAGAGGCCGACACAGGGAGAAGGAGGATATAAAGATTACAAAGGAGCGCACCCCAGCCAGTGAAGAAGAGCCCACAGAGTGGGAAACTAATCGTGAAG ACTCTGATATTGGTGATTACGACTACGAGCTATCTCTAGAAATGAAGCGCCAGAAGATTCAGCGTGAGCTGATGAAACTGGAGCAAGAGAACttggaaaaaagagaggagattGTCATCAAGAAAGATGAGACCCCCAACAAAACACGAACCACTGCCTTGCCAAAG GCCTCTCCTGAGCAATTAAGCTCCAAAGATTCACCGTCATCGAGAAAATCCAGTGGCTCCCCAAAACACAAAAGTGGAACCAAAAGTGGAGCCAAGGGCCAGGGctctggaaaaaaagagaagaaggcaTTGGTGTCCTCACCTGTTTCAGAAACTGCCAG TCTTGTTCCAACCAGGCCTCCCAAAGGTACCCATAATAAGAAGAAAGGGCCCCGCACACCCAGTCCTCCTCCACATGTTCCTCTGGACATTCCTGTGActggaaagaaacacaaagggaaacacaaaaacaaagagaagactgaagagaaacagaaggaaGGTAGAGATCGGGGAAGagatacagaaaaacacaaagagaagaaggaaaaacgAAG GGACCGATCAGACAGTTCCCACAAGGCCAAACGATCTATCACATCCGAGGAGCGTTCTGGTAGTGTGTCATCTCCCTCCAGGGGGGCGTCACCTTCAGCCAGAAAGAAATCACCCTCTCCTAAAGTTTTGTCCCATAAGAACTCTGCACTGGTTTCCCCCCCTCGCAG GTCTCCCTCACCTCCACGCCACCACCGCACCCCCACTCCTGTCCGCCACCACTCTTCGTCCTCCCACTCTGGTTCCTCTGCCCAGCGCCATTCTCCCTCTCCACGTCGGCGTCGCTCATCTTCTCCCACTTACCACCGGGGTGCCCCAGCCTCTGGTTCCTCGCCACACAGCTCCAGGCGTTCCCGATCGAGACATGCCTCCCACGACATTTCCTCGCCCCACCGTCGGTCTGACCGATCAAGTCCTAGCAGGCACCACTCCAGGGGGCGTGAGAGGAGCCgtggtgacagagagagaagtcCACCTACCCAGGAATGCAGACGTGAACGCAGAGACG ATAGCCGCAGCAAGCGAGAGAAAGACGGTGTCCGCAGTGAACGGGACTATGACGCTGAACAGGTCTCTTCGCGAGAGGCCCGTGATGACAGGGACTCAAGAGATGCGCGCGATCGACGAGATGCTCGCGATCGAGGAAGGGAAATAACACGAGATTCTCGTGACCACCGAGACAACAGGGACTTGAAGGACTCCAGAGAGAGCAAGGCAGAAAGCCGCTCTGGGCGGGAGTCCCTGGAGCTGCGTGACCGTGAGcgggagcgagagagagaccgggagaaggagagggagaaggaaagagagcgagagaaggagagagacaggacTGACACGTACAGGAAGGAGGAACTGGCTCAGGATGATAGGAGTTATGGGCGAGGTCATGGACGtgaagatggagggagagggGAAGGAAGGACAGACAGAACTGAGAGGAATGGACGAGGGAGAGGACGCACCAATGAAACCTCTGACAAAG GCTCCAACAGAAACTCCCGGAGCTCTCAGTTAGAAAGCAGCCATGATAATTGGGAGTCACGGAGCAGTGCAGTGCGTGAGCGGAGCTCTGAGCGGGGCTCAGACCGAGATCGCTATGAGGGCGATAGAAGAGGAGAGCAGGCCCGGGACTCTTCCTATGATAGGAGAGGTGGACATGGTGATCGGGATCGCCGGGACAACCGAGAAAGAG CTTCTCCAAATAGACACCAGGGGAGATTGGAGGATtctgagagagaggagaggagggaggaccGTAGGACAGATAGAGTAGAAGATAGACGGGACGACCGGACCCGCGACCGGGACCGAGACCGAGACAGAGAGCGtgacagggagagggagaaggagaaggacagagaacgagagagagagagggaaaaggagcgagagaaggaaagggaggcagagagggagagggccAGGGAGAGAGAGCGTGAaagggaaagggagagagagcggGAGAGGGAAAGGGAGCGTGAGgagcgtgagagagagagggaggaaagagagagggagagaaaggagcGGGAAcgggagagggagaaagagagggagcagcGGGAGCGAGAAAGGCAACGGGAATGGGAGGAACgcgagagagggagggaggagaggagagagaggagagaggatgtCAGGGATGACCGGCCTGGTCGAGACACCCGGGATGATCGCAAGACAAG TCGTAAGAGGCCCAGAGTCGAGAATAGCCCAAGCCCCCGACCCTCACCTAAACGAGCAACACGGGACCTGAGTCCAGCAGACAGCGATGGCTACAACAGTGCAGAAGACAAAA GTGGCGACAAGCATCGTCTGCTGAGCCAAGTGGTGCGGCCCCAAGAGCCCTTGTTACGCTCCCCACCAGTGGCTGCTCCATCTGATGACAAACACAGCCACTGGAAGGATGAGGATCGCAGAGGAGTTGGGGACAAAAGGGAAGCCCGCAGCCGGCATGAGGACCTGGAGCCTCGTGGGGAACGTGGCAGAGGAGGTGAAAGACGAGGAGACCACATTGTCGACACCCCGCCTGACTCCCGTGGCAGAGGCAGAGACCAGCGAGAATCCACTCCACTGCTTCCTCCTCTAGTTCTCGTGGCTGGTAGTGATGACATAGGGACCGCTGGCAACCAGTCCCACGAGGAGggcaaaaagaagacaaaatcaCAAAGGAGGGGGGTGAAGAAAGGTCGCAAAGATGAAGAAGTTGGCAGTGGAAACCGCCTTGCCTCTGCAGGGGATCGTTTTAACCCTGAGCCCCCACCTAGTGTTTCTGTTGATGTACCCTCAACTTTACACTCCCCACGGAAAGGAACCAAAAAGAAGGTGCTTGATCGAAAGAGGAAGCGGTCACGAGGAGGAGATTCTGATGTATCTGAGGAGGATGCCTCAGCCCATCAGCCACACAGTAAGAGGAAAAGAGGTCCCCGGACTCCACCACTGTCAGTTCGGCCTGATCATTGCACTACTGGAGGCAACGCAGAGCTGTCTCCACTGCCTAAGATAGACAACTTCAGTGACTGGTCGGATGAGGAGGTCATAGATCGAGGTGGAGGACCATTGGAAACACAAGCTCCCCTGGTTCCTGCTGAGCCTCTTAGAAGAGGAGGTGGTCCCAGGGTGGGCAGAGACAGGGAGAGGTGCAACCCTCTTACTATTGCCCCTCTGCTTTCTCAGGATACACCAATGCTGCTCCAGACTCTGACTCCACAGCCCCTCATGTCCCAGCCCCTGCTCCGCAAACCACCCCCAGAGCAGACATGTGTCAGCAGCATGGGGAGCAACCAGAGCCGCACATCATCCAGACGCTTGCGGTCACCCTCCAATGAATCAGCCCATCGAGATGACCCGCAGGGCCACCGATCCCGTAGAGGCAGGCTGCCGGGCACCAACTCACGTGAccgggagagagagagagaacgagaaagggagagagagcgcGAGAGAGAAAGACCAGTTGTGAGTGACCCCCCAGGATCAGAGAGGAAGTCTCGAATTGACCAGCTGAGAAGAGAAGAACCCAGCCGCAGCACCTCATCAG ACCGGCAGGATTCTCGCAGCCATAGCTCCAGGCGCAGTTCTCCTGACTCTGAGAGGCAGGCAAGGTCTAGTTCCCGTGCTGGTTCCTATGACAGTCGAGAACGGGAAAGAGACAGGGAGCCATATGAGCGGGAGAGGGAGCGTGACAGGGACCGAAAGGACCTCCgccctcagcagcagcagcagcaaccacAACAGTCCCTTCTCCTTCAGCAGCCcctacaacaacagagagacTGGGAACCCGAACCTAGGGAATGGCCTAGCAGGGGACGAGAGCCCCTGCTCATGCGTCCTGGTCGTGATCCGCTCCTTAGGGAACGGGACATAAGAGACAGAGAACGCTTAATCCCTGAAGGACTAATCCAACAGCATGAACGGGAAAGGGAGCGTGAGCGGGAAAGAGACAGTAGATTGGACAGGGGTGGGGATCGTGAGAGggagaggatgatgatgatggaccTACCAACTCACGCAGACCCGAGAGCTCCAGGTCGTGGGGAACTCAGGGGTGAATTGAGAGGAGACATGCGAGGAGAAATGATGAGGCAGGACAGAAAGGACAATGAGCCACTGCTGCCAAGAGAAGCCTTCAGCCCTCCAGAACCTGAGAAACCAAGCAACAGTCACCACCTTATGGGAGAGCAACGGGAGCTGGAAAAGGCGGACAGCATAGATG GAGATGACGATGTCAAAGAAGATGATGGCCAGTCAGTGCCATCTGTAGGAGAGGAGTACGAACCAATCAGTGACGATGAGCTGGATGAAATTCTGGCCGATAGCCAGAAGAAAGAGGATCAGCAGGATGATGAGAAAATTACAG GTCCTCTAGACGTGATCGATGTGGACTGGTCCAGCCTGATGCCCAAACAGAAGCAGGAGCCAAGGGCAGCAGGGGCTGCACTGCTTCGGTTTACGCCAGGGGCCGTGCTTCTAAGGGCAGGCATCTCCAAGCGACTTGCTGGACCTGAGCTCCTGGAACAAGTCAAAGATGTGTGCAAGTCTGAGATGGATGACCCCAAAG ATGTTGACAAGCTGTTTGAGCACGATCTGGGTGCCCTGAACATGGCAGCTCTGAACAGGCGAGTGGAGAGGGCAGGTTTGCTGAGCAACCTGGGTCCTTGCTGCAAGGCACTGTGTGCCCGCAGAGACTTCACCATTCGCCGACAGCTGTTAAAAAATGACAAG GGCTTAACAAAGCACTACCCTACTACACCCATGGTAGACAACGAGCTGTTGCAGATGAGCATGCGTCTCTTCAGAAGGACCATGGCTGGCCAGGCTTTGGCCCCAGAAAGGTCTGACAGTGTGTCAGCACCAGCAGCTAAAGTTGCTGCAgctggtaataataataatagtactACTGGTAAGCTCAGCTCAGCACAGCCTGAGCTATGTGTGTCCTGA
- the zc3h13 gene encoding zinc finger CCCH domain-containing protein 13 isoform X5, producing MSKIRRKVTVENSKTISDSSSTTTTSSTSNPAAPSRRPSVFERLGPSTGSNAADSHCRNWLKTGNCSYGNTCRYTHGTQPRGKGFSFSRRSTERPTGDLRERMKNKRQDVDPENLKRDLDEPTSPTARQRDSSRGRHREKEDIKITKERTPASEEEPTEWETNREDSDIGDYDYELSLEMKRQKIQRELMKLEQENLEKREEIVIKKDETPNKTRTTALPKASPEQLSSKDSPSSRKSSGSPKHKSGTKSGAKGQGSGKKEKKALVSSPVSETARPPKGTHNKKKGPRTPSPPPHVPLDIPVTGKKHKGKHKNKEKTEEKQKEGRDRGRDTEKHKEKKEKRRDRSDSSHKAKRSITSEERSGSVSSPSRGASPSARKKSPSPKVLSHKNSALVSPPRRSPSPPRHHRTPTPVRHHSSSSHSGSSAQRHSPSPRRRRSSSPTYHRGAPASGSSPHSSRRSRSRHASHDISSPHRRSDRSSPSRHHSRGRERSRGDRERSPPTQECRRERRDDSRSKREKDGVRSERDYDAEQVSSREARDDRDSRDARDRRDARDRGREITRDSRDHRDNRDLKDSRESKAESRSGRESLELRDRERERERDREKEREKEREREKERDRTDTYRKEELAQDDRSYGRGHGREDGGRGEGRTDRTERNGRGRGRTNETSDKGSNRNSRSSQLESSHDNWESRSSAVRERSSERGSDRDRYEGDRRGEQARDSSYDRRGGHGDRDRRDNRERASPNRHQGRLEDSEREERREDRRTDRVEDRRDDRTRDRDRDRDRERDREREKEKDREREREREKEREKEREAERERAREREREREREREREREREREEREREREERERERKEREREREKEREQRERERQREWEERERGREERRERREDVRDDRPGRDTRDDRKTSRKRPRVENSPSPRPSPKRATRDLSPADSDGYNSAEDKSERPIGRGQAKLHPQPLLPSPVCLPPSDSGDKHRLLSQVVRPQEPLLRSPPVAAPSDDKHSHWKDEDRRGVGDKREARSRHEDLEPRGERGRGGERRGDHIVDTPPDSRGRGRDQRESTPLLPPLVLVAGSDDIGTAGNQSHEEGKKKTKSQRRGVKKGRKDEEVGSGNRLASAGDRFNPEPPPSVSVDVPSTLHSPRKGTKKKVLDRKRKRSRGGDSDVSEEDASAHQPHSKRKRGPRTPPLSVRPDHCTTGGNAELSPLPKIDNFSDWSDEEVIDRGGGPLETQAPLVPAEPLRRGGGPRVGRDRERCNPLTIAPLLSQDTPMLLQTLTPQPLMSQPLLRKPPPEQTCVSSMGSNQSRTSSRRLRSPSNESAHRDDPQGHRSRRGRLPGTNSRDRERERERERERERERERPVVSDPPGSERKSRIDQLRREEPSRSTSSDRQDSRSHSSRRSSPDSERQARSSSRAGSYDSRERERDREPYERERERDRDRKDLRPQQQQQQPQQSLLLQQPLQQQRDWEPEPREWPSRGREPLLMRPGRDPLLRERDIRDRERLIPEGLIQQHERERERERERDSRLDRGGDRERERMMMMDLPTHADPRAPGRGELRGELRGDMRGEMMRQDRKDNEPLLPREAFSPPEPEKPSNSHHLMGEQRELEKADSIDGDDDVKEDDGQSVPSVGEEYEPISDDELDEILADSQKKEDQQDDEKITGPLDVIDVDWSSLMPKQKQEPRAAGAALLRFTPGAVLLRAGISKRLAGPELLEQVKDVCKSEMDDPKDVDKLFEHDLGALNMAALNRRVERAGLLSNLGPCCKALCARRDFTIRRQLLKNDKGLTKHYPTTPMVDNELLQMSMRLFRRTMAGQALAPERSDSVSAPAAKVAAAGNNNNSTTGKLSSAQPELCVS from the exons ATGTCCAAGATCAGGCGGAAGGTAACAGTGGAGAATTCAAAAACCAtatctgacagcagcagcaccaccaccaccagcagcaccagcaaCCCCGCCGCCCCCTCCCGCAGGCCAAGTGTGTTTGAAAGACTTGGTCCCAGCACTGGGAGTAATGCTGCTGAT AGTCACTGTAGAAATTGGCTGAAAACTGGTAATTGCAGCTACGGCAACACTTGTCGCTATACACATGGAACTCAGCCACGAGGCAAAGGATTTAGCTTTAGTCG CAGGTCAACCGAGAGACCCACAGGTGATCTGCGGGAGAGGATGAAGAATAAAAGACAGGATGTTGACCCAGAAAACCTAAAGCGAGACCTAGACGAGCCTACATCCCCCACAGCAAGA CAGAGAGACTCCTCCAGAGGCCGACACAGGGAGAAGGAGGATATAAAGATTACAAAGGAGCGCACCCCAGCCAGTGAAGAAGAGCCCACAGAGTGGGAAACTAATCGTGAAG ACTCTGATATTGGTGATTACGACTACGAGCTATCTCTAGAAATGAAGCGCCAGAAGATTCAGCGTGAGCTGATGAAACTGGAGCAAGAGAACttggaaaaaagagaggagattGTCATCAAGAAAGATGAGACCCCCAACAAAACACGAACCACTGCCTTGCCAAAG GCCTCTCCTGAGCAATTAAGCTCCAAAGATTCACCGTCATCGAGAAAATCCAGTGGCTCCCCAAAACACAAAAGTGGAACCAAAAGTGGAGCCAAGGGCCAGGGctctggaaaaaaagagaagaaggcaTTGGTGTCCTCACCTGTTTCAGAAACTGCCAG GCCTCCCAAAGGTACCCATAATAAGAAGAAAGGGCCCCGCACACCCAGTCCTCCTCCACATGTTCCTCTGGACATTCCTGTGActggaaagaaacacaaagggaaacacaaaaacaaagagaagactgaagagaaacagaaggaaGGTAGAGATCGGGGAAGagatacagaaaaacacaaagagaagaaggaaaaacgAAG GGACCGATCAGACAGTTCCCACAAGGCCAAACGATCTATCACATCCGAGGAGCGTTCTGGTAGTGTGTCATCTCCCTCCAGGGGGGCGTCACCTTCAGCCAGAAAGAAATCACCCTCTCCTAAAGTTTTGTCCCATAAGAACTCTGCACTGGTTTCCCCCCCTCGCAG GTCTCCCTCACCTCCACGCCACCACCGCACCCCCACTCCTGTCCGCCACCACTCTTCGTCCTCCCACTCTGGTTCCTCTGCCCAGCGCCATTCTCCCTCTCCACGTCGGCGTCGCTCATCTTCTCCCACTTACCACCGGGGTGCCCCAGCCTCTGGTTCCTCGCCACACAGCTCCAGGCGTTCCCGATCGAGACATGCCTCCCACGACATTTCCTCGCCCCACCGTCGGTCTGACCGATCAAGTCCTAGCAGGCACCACTCCAGGGGGCGTGAGAGGAGCCgtggtgacagagagagaagtcCACCTACCCAGGAATGCAGACGTGAACGCAGAGACG ATAGCCGCAGCAAGCGAGAGAAAGACGGTGTCCGCAGTGAACGGGACTATGACGCTGAACAGGTCTCTTCGCGAGAGGCCCGTGATGACAGGGACTCAAGAGATGCGCGCGATCGACGAGATGCTCGCGATCGAGGAAGGGAAATAACACGAGATTCTCGTGACCACCGAGACAACAGGGACTTGAAGGACTCCAGAGAGAGCAAGGCAGAAAGCCGCTCTGGGCGGGAGTCCCTGGAGCTGCGTGACCGTGAGcgggagcgagagagagaccgggagaaggagagggagaaggaaagagagcgagagaaggagagagacaggacTGACACGTACAGGAAGGAGGAACTGGCTCAGGATGATAGGAGTTATGGGCGAGGTCATGGACGtgaagatggagggagagggGAAGGAAGGACAGACAGAACTGAGAGGAATGGACGAGGGAGAGGACGCACCAATGAAACCTCTGACAAAG GCTCCAACAGAAACTCCCGGAGCTCTCAGTTAGAAAGCAGCCATGATAATTGGGAGTCACGGAGCAGTGCAGTGCGTGAGCGGAGCTCTGAGCGGGGCTCAGACCGAGATCGCTATGAGGGCGATAGAAGAGGAGAGCAGGCCCGGGACTCTTCCTATGATAGGAGAGGTGGACATGGTGATCGGGATCGCCGGGACAACCGAGAAAGAG CTTCTCCAAATAGACACCAGGGGAGATTGGAGGATtctgagagagaggagaggagggaggaccGTAGGACAGATAGAGTAGAAGATAGACGGGACGACCGGACCCGCGACCGGGACCGAGACCGAGACAGAGAGCGtgacagggagagggagaaggagaaggacagagaacgagagagagagagggaaaaggagcgagagaaggaaagggaggcagagagggagagggccAGGGAGAGAGAGCGTGAaagggaaagggagagagagcggGAGAGGGAAAGGGAGCGTGAGgagcgtgagagagagagggaggaaagagagagggagagaaaggagcGGGAAcgggagagggagaaagagagggagcagcGGGAGCGAGAAAGGCAACGGGAATGGGAGGAACgcgagagagggagggaggagaggagagagaggagagaggatgtCAGGGATGACCGGCCTGGTCGAGACACCCGGGATGATCGCAAGACAAG TCGTAAGAGGCCCAGAGTCGAGAATAGCCCAAGCCCCCGACCCTCACCTAAACGAGCAACACGGGACCTGAGTCCAGCAGACAGCGATGGCTACAACAGTGCAGAAGACAAAAGTGAGCGCCCGATTGGCCGAGGGCAGGCCAAGCTCCACCCTCAGCCCCTCCTCCCCAGCCCAGTGTGTCTGCCTCCATCTGACA GTGGCGACAAGCATCGTCTGCTGAGCCAAGTGGTGCGGCCCCAAGAGCCCTTGTTACGCTCCCCACCAGTGGCTGCTCCATCTGATGACAAACACAGCCACTGGAAGGATGAGGATCGCAGAGGAGTTGGGGACAAAAGGGAAGCCCGCAGCCGGCATGAGGACCTGGAGCCTCGTGGGGAACGTGGCAGAGGAGGTGAAAGACGAGGAGACCACATTGTCGACACCCCGCCTGACTCCCGTGGCAGAGGCAGAGACCAGCGAGAATCCACTCCACTGCTTCCTCCTCTAGTTCTCGTGGCTGGTAGTGATGACATAGGGACCGCTGGCAACCAGTCCCACGAGGAGggcaaaaagaagacaaaatcaCAAAGGAGGGGGGTGAAGAAAGGTCGCAAAGATGAAGAAGTTGGCAGTGGAAACCGCCTTGCCTCTGCAGGGGATCGTTTTAACCCTGAGCCCCCACCTAGTGTTTCTGTTGATGTACCCTCAACTTTACACTCCCCACGGAAAGGAACCAAAAAGAAGGTGCTTGATCGAAAGAGGAAGCGGTCACGAGGAGGAGATTCTGATGTATCTGAGGAGGATGCCTCAGCCCATCAGCCACACAGTAAGAGGAAAAGAGGTCCCCGGACTCCACCACTGTCAGTTCGGCCTGATCATTGCACTACTGGAGGCAACGCAGAGCTGTCTCCACTGCCTAAGATAGACAACTTCAGTGACTGGTCGGATGAGGAGGTCATAGATCGAGGTGGAGGACCATTGGAAACACAAGCTCCCCTGGTTCCTGCTGAGCCTCTTAGAAGAGGAGGTGGTCCCAGGGTGGGCAGAGACAGGGAGAGGTGCAACCCTCTTACTATTGCCCCTCTGCTTTCTCAGGATACACCAATGCTGCTCCAGACTCTGACTCCACAGCCCCTCATGTCCCAGCCCCTGCTCCGCAAACCACCCCCAGAGCAGACATGTGTCAGCAGCATGGGGAGCAACCAGAGCCGCACATCATCCAGACGCTTGCGGTCACCCTCCAATGAATCAGCCCATCGAGATGACCCGCAGGGCCACCGATCCCGTAGAGGCAGGCTGCCGGGCACCAACTCACGTGAccgggagagagagagagaacgagaaagggagagagagcgcGAGAGAGAAAGACCAGTTGTGAGTGACCCCCCAGGATCAGAGAGGAAGTCTCGAATTGACCAGCTGAGAAGAGAAGAACCCAGCCGCAGCACCTCATCAG ACCGGCAGGATTCTCGCAGCCATAGCTCCAGGCGCAGTTCTCCTGACTCTGAGAGGCAGGCAAGGTCTAGTTCCCGTGCTGGTTCCTATGACAGTCGAGAACGGGAAAGAGACAGGGAGCCATATGAGCGGGAGAGGGAGCGTGACAGGGACCGAAAGGACCTCCgccctcagcagcagcagcagcaaccacAACAGTCCCTTCTCCTTCAGCAGCCcctacaacaacagagagacTGGGAACCCGAACCTAGGGAATGGCCTAGCAGGGGACGAGAGCCCCTGCTCATGCGTCCTGGTCGTGATCCGCTCCTTAGGGAACGGGACATAAGAGACAGAGAACGCTTAATCCCTGAAGGACTAATCCAACAGCATGAACGGGAAAGGGAGCGTGAGCGGGAAAGAGACAGTAGATTGGACAGGGGTGGGGATCGTGAGAGggagaggatgatgatgatggaccTACCAACTCACGCAGACCCGAGAGCTCCAGGTCGTGGGGAACTCAGGGGTGAATTGAGAGGAGACATGCGAGGAGAAATGATGAGGCAGGACAGAAAGGACAATGAGCCACTGCTGCCAAGAGAAGCCTTCAGCCCTCCAGAACCTGAGAAACCAAGCAACAGTCACCACCTTATGGGAGAGCAACGGGAGCTGGAAAAGGCGGACAGCATAGATG GAGATGACGATGTCAAAGAAGATGATGGCCAGTCAGTGCCATCTGTAGGAGAGGAGTACGAACCAATCAGTGACGATGAGCTGGATGAAATTCTGGCCGATAGCCAGAAGAAAGAGGATCAGCAGGATGATGAGAAAATTACAG GTCCTCTAGACGTGATCGATGTGGACTGGTCCAGCCTGATGCCCAAACAGAAGCAGGAGCCAAGGGCAGCAGGGGCTGCACTGCTTCGGTTTACGCCAGGGGCCGTGCTTCTAAGGGCAGGCATCTCCAAGCGACTTGCTGGACCTGAGCTCCTGGAACAAGTCAAAGATGTGTGCAAGTCTGAGATGGATGACCCCAAAG ATGTTGACAAGCTGTTTGAGCACGATCTGGGTGCCCTGAACATGGCAGCTCTGAACAGGCGAGTGGAGAGGGCAGGTTTGCTGAGCAACCTGGGTCCTTGCTGCAAGGCACTGTGTGCCCGCAGAGACTTCACCATTCGCCGACAGCTGTTAAAAAATGACAAG GGCTTAACAAAGCACTACCCTACTACACCCATGGTAGACAACGAGCTGTTGCAGATGAGCATGCGTCTCTTCAGAAGGACCATGGCTGGCCAGGCTTTGGCCCCAGAAAGGTCTGACAGTGTGTCAGCACCAGCAGCTAAAGTTGCTGCAgctggtaataataataatagtactACTGGTAAGCTCAGCTCAGCACAGCCTGAGCTATGTGTGTCCTGA